In a genomic window of Magnolia sinica isolate HGM2019 chromosome 16, MsV1, whole genome shotgun sequence:
- the LOC131229506 gene encoding NEDD8-specific protease 1, with amino-acid sequence MGPSSSDEKILSYNDVVLRRSDLDILRGPYYLNDRIIEFYFSYLSSTYPSQDILLVPPSISFWITNCPDLSGLKDFIEPLQLNSKKLIVFTVNDNSDVTQDEGGTHWSLLAFDRDRNVFVHHDSMKGLNGWYAKKLYKTVEKFVGVHGYPSTACFVECLTPQQTNGYDCGVYVLAITKVICHWYVSGANDKGDQWLSAMDEQVDASTVTQLRDEILRLILHLMNKE; translated from the coding sequence ATGGGTCCATCCAGCAGTGATGAGAAGATACTCAGTTACAATGATGTGGTGCTTAGAAGATCGGATTTGGATATCCTTAGAGGCCCCTATTACCTTAATGACCGCATCATCGAATTCTACTTCAGCTATCTCTCTTCAACATATCCCTCGCAAGATATCCTACTCGTTCCACCTTCAATCTCATTTTGGATAACAAACTGTCCGGATTTGTCAGGTCTCAAAGATTTCATCGAACCTCTTCAACTAAACAGTAAGAAACTGATAGTTTTTACTGTGAATGATAACAGCGATGTGACCCAAGATGAAGGGGGAACACATTGGAGCTTACTTGCATTTGATAGGGACAGAAACGTTTTCGTGCATCACGACAGCATGAAAGGATTGAATGGATGGTACGCCAAGAAGCTGTATAAGACTGTTGAGAAATTTGTGGGTGTTCATGGTTATCCATCCACTGCTTGCTTTGTCGAATGCTTGACACCACAGCAGACAAATGGCTATGATTGTGGTGTATATGTGTTGGCCATAACCAAAGTGATCTGCCATTGGTATGTGAGTGGGGCCAATGATAAAGGTGATCAATGGTTGTCTGCTATGGACGAGCAGGTTGATGCATCCACCGTGACCCAGCTGCGAGATGAAATTTTGAGGCTTATTCTTCATCTGATGAACAAGGAGTGA